One Roseimaritima multifibrata DNA window includes the following coding sequences:
- a CDS encoding serine hydrolase domain-containing protein translates to MKRQKRRQILQAGLGLVVVTPLLAAVRKGRFDAAAEILRNATASGVIESATFYVRWKDDIFSQAYGGAATADASFLLGSISKPMVVAAIMSLFDEGEFKLDDRVVKYLPEFQGDGRESISMRQLLTHNSGLPDQLPENAKLRASHAPLSEFISAAIRTPLLFKPGAKYSYSSMAILLASEVAQRVTQKPIAVLVDEVVCQPLQLKQTALGIGRLHEESLMRCQVERAAPESGAGDPAAKSWDWNSDYWRRLGAPWGGAFSSSPNVARFLDAFLHPQGKMLQARTARMMIQNHNPANMKARGLGFDLGSDLKGPAREDVFGHSGSTGTICWADPTTDSVCVVLTTLPGRALTLHPRELVSRGVAETLDA, encoded by the coding sequence ATGAAACGTCAGAAACGCCGCCAAATTCTTCAAGCCGGATTGGGCTTGGTCGTAGTCACGCCGCTGTTGGCTGCCGTTAGAAAAGGTCGCTTCGATGCTGCTGCTGAGATTTTGCGAAATGCAACCGCATCCGGTGTAATCGAATCCGCAACTTTCTACGTGCGGTGGAAGGACGATATCTTCTCACAGGCTTACGGAGGTGCCGCAACGGCGGATGCCAGCTTCCTGCTGGGATCCATCTCAAAACCGATGGTGGTTGCGGCGATCATGTCGCTGTTCGATGAAGGCGAATTCAAACTAGATGATCGAGTCGTGAAGTATCTTCCCGAGTTTCAGGGCGATGGCCGGGAGAGTATCTCGATGCGGCAACTGTTGACTCATAACTCGGGACTGCCCGATCAGTTGCCCGAGAATGCGAAACTGCGAGCGTCTCACGCGCCATTATCGGAATTTATTTCTGCTGCGATACGGACTCCATTGCTGTTTAAGCCGGGGGCCAAATACAGTTATTCCAGCATGGCCATTCTGCTGGCGTCCGAAGTGGCTCAGCGAGTCACGCAGAAGCCGATTGCCGTCCTGGTCGATGAAGTTGTCTGTCAGCCGCTGCAGCTGAAACAGACGGCACTGGGAATCGGTCGATTGCACGAAGAATCATTGATGCGGTGCCAAGTCGAACGCGCCGCTCCCGAATCCGGCGCCGGAGACCCCGCCGCCAAATCCTGGGATTGGAATAGTGACTATTGGCGGCGTCTGGGCGCTCCCTGGGGTGGAGCGTTTTCGTCGTCGCCTAACGTGGCGCGGTTCCTCGATGCGTTCCTGCATCCTCAAGGCAAGATGCTGCAAGCGCGGACAGCACGCATGATGATCCAGAATCACAATCCAGCTAACATGAAAGCCCGTGGACTTGGATTCGATCTGGGAAGCGATTTGAAGGGCCCCGCCCGAGAGGATGTCTTCGGGCATTCCGGTTCGACAGGCACGATTTGCTGGGCGGATCCCACCACCGATTCTGTCTGTGTTGTGCTGACGACGCTACCCGGTCGAGCGCTCACGCTGCACCCTCGTGAGCTGGTGTCCCGTGGTGTCGCCGAAACGCTCGACGCCTAA
- a CDS encoding polysaccharide lyase 6 family protein — MTNSICRLVLSVSLIALVLRPHTTAAAGIDNVVAAQASINAAQPGDEIVLAAGQYDDWELTIEKSGTAESPITLRGEAPGAAVFSGSSAIVVTGDHVLVRDLVFNACEPKSRRSVIRFDDAEASRVTASVFRDSRIKSGSAVVEITGKASDCRVDHCRFIGTQYLSLRVVVDDASLRDGPPVGTRIDHNIFREIPPLGANGAETIQIGSRAYPHCELETFVMVEENVFIRCNGEAEIISDKTSENTFRKNLFLDCRGELVIRHGNRSTIADNRFVGCRGGIRLSGGGHTVTGNTIINSSGSGIQLYYGVEDSKHPAAYLPVTNCVIQTNTIINASGVGLMIGANRNQSWHSARWAKKPYNASASMSATIAPAKNKISENTIIGKSDRLIVSDEAPDNEIRDNVLIDSARIP; from the coding sequence ATGACCAACTCTATCTGCCGACTGGTACTCTCCGTTTCCCTGATCGCCCTCGTACTGCGCCCCCACACAACTGCTGCTGCGGGAATCGATAACGTAGTTGCCGCTCAAGCGAGCATCAACGCGGCCCAACCGGGGGACGAGATCGTGCTAGCCGCCGGACAGTACGATGACTGGGAGTTAACGATTGAGAAGTCCGGTACGGCGGAGTCGCCGATCACGCTCCGCGGCGAAGCCCCGGGTGCCGCGGTCTTCAGCGGCAGCAGTGCGATCGTCGTCACCGGTGATCACGTCCTTGTCCGCGATTTGGTTTTTAATGCCTGCGAACCGAAGTCAAGGCGGAGTGTGATCCGTTTCGACGATGCCGAAGCTTCTCGAGTCACGGCGAGTGTGTTCCGTGATTCGCGAATAAAATCCGGAAGCGCCGTCGTGGAAATCACCGGGAAAGCGAGCGACTGTCGTGTGGATCACTGCCGTTTTATTGGCACGCAATACCTTAGCCTCCGTGTTGTCGTCGACGATGCCTCGCTCCGAGATGGACCGCCCGTTGGCACACGGATCGACCATAATATTTTTCGCGAGATTCCGCCACTTGGCGCAAACGGTGCAGAAACGATCCAGATCGGCAGTCGCGCCTATCCTCATTGCGAACTGGAAACATTCGTCATGGTAGAGGAAAATGTATTCATCCGTTGCAATGGAGAAGCCGAAATCATCAGCGATAAGACGTCGGAGAATACATTTCGCAAAAATCTGTTCCTTGACTGTCGCGGTGAACTGGTGATCCGACATGGCAACCGGAGTACGATCGCCGATAATCGGTTTGTCGGTTGCCGCGGCGGGATTCGACTCTCAGGCGGGGGACATACCGTCACCGGCAATACGATCATCAACAGCAGTGGTTCGGGGATTCAGCTGTATTACGGAGTAGAGGACTCCAAACATCCCGCTGCCTACTTGCCTGTCACCAATTGTGTAATCCAGACCAACACAATTATCAACGCGAGCGGAGTGGGTTTGATGATTGGTGCGAACCGCAATCAAAGCTGGCACTCGGCGCGATGGGCAAAAAAACCATACAACGCCTCCGCATCGATGTCAGCCACGATCGCGCCAGCGAAGAACAAGATCAGCGAAAATACCATCATTGGGAAATCCGACCGTTTGATCGTGAGCGATGAAGCTCCCGACAATGAGATTCGAGATAACGTGCTAATCGATTCAGCCAGAATTCCCTGA
- a CDS encoding alpha/beta fold hydrolase: MQLGLFYDYQNNIKQYTKWQQYLRDNQPPVLIVWGEHDAFFPVPGAEGYRRDVKDVDYNILNTGHFALEEEGPFIARKLREFLSSRL; this comes from the coding sequence GTGCAGTTGGGATTATTCTACGACTACCAAAACAACATCAAGCAGTACACCAAGTGGCAACAGTACTTGCGTGACAATCAACCACCGGTGCTAATCGTCTGGGGCGAGCACGATGCGTTCTTTCCTGTGCCTGGTGCCGAGGGATATCGCCGCGATGTGAAAGACGTCGATTACAACATCCTCAACACCGGGCACTTCGCCTTGGAAGAAGAAGGACCGTTTATTGCAAGAAAGCTCCGTGAATTTCTATCATCGCGTTTGTAA
- a CDS encoding ribonucleotide reductase N-terminal alpha domain-containing protein: MRAIRGDDRQLDSLEDRQQSEARLHVEIEPGVRADRLSSDLRSFDLNKIADALQPSRDRDFRYLGLQTIYDRYLTHIEGRRIETPQYFWMRVAMGLALAETENREDRAIEFYELLSSLRFTSATPTLFNSGTPHPQLSSCYLTTVQYDLDHIFKSVGDNARLSKWVGGLGIDWTNIRATGARINGTNGESQGVIPFLKIVNDVAVNQGGKHKGAVCAYLETWHLDFVEFLPLRKNTGDERRRTRLSFRSRRSRTVL; this comes from the coding sequence ATGAGAGCGATTCGCGGCGACGACCGGCAGCTCGATTCGCTGGAAGATCGCCAGCAATCCGAAGCGCGATTGCACGTCGAGATCGAACCGGGCGTTCGCGCCGATCGGCTATCGAGCGACCTCCGTTCGTTCGACCTCAACAAGATCGCCGACGCTTTACAGCCATCGCGTGATCGAGATTTCCGCTACCTCGGTTTGCAAACGATTTACGATCGCTACTTGACGCACATCGAAGGCCGCCGGATCGAAACGCCGCAGTACTTTTGGATGCGAGTCGCGATGGGATTGGCACTCGCCGAAACCGAAAACCGCGAAGACCGAGCGATCGAATTTTATGAGCTGCTGTCTTCGCTGCGGTTCACCAGTGCCACGCCCACGCTGTTCAATTCCGGCACGCCACATCCGCAACTGAGCAGTTGCTATTTGACCACGGTTCAATACGATCTGGACCATATTTTCAAGTCGGTCGGCGACAACGCTAGGCTTTCCAAGTGGGTCGGCGGCCTGGGTATCGACTGGACCAACATCCGCGCCACCGGTGCTCGCATCAACGGCACCAACGGCGAAAGCCAAGGCGTGATTCCGTTTTTGAAGATCGTTAACGACGTCGCCGTCAATCAAGGCGGCAAACACAAGGGTGCTGTGTGTGCCTACTTGGAAACTTGGCACTTGGATTTTGTTGAGTTCCTGCCTCTTCGCAAGAACACCGGCGACGAGCGGCGACGGACTCGTCTTTCATTTCGATCACGTCGTTCTCGAACCGTTCTTTAA
- a CDS encoding macro domain-containing protein, whose protein sequence is MKGDLLDQDVDVIVNAWNRNIIPWWLLLPQGVSGAIKRRGGYAPFRELAKHGAIPLGGAVLTGAGDLPFKAIIHVAGISMWWRSSEKSIRESCRNALAMAEEKKFNSIALPLIGAGTGGGSTGAVLDLMKDVLETVSFEGRIVIVEFQKN, encoded by the coding sequence GTGAAGGGCGACCTCCTCGATCAAGACGTCGACGTAATCGTCAACGCTTGGAATCGAAACATCATTCCTTGGTGGCTGCTGCTTCCTCAGGGCGTCTCGGGAGCGATTAAGCGACGTGGTGGATACGCTCCGTTTCGCGAGCTTGCAAAGCACGGGGCAATTCCGCTTGGCGGCGCGGTGCTGACTGGCGCGGGCGATCTGCCATTCAAAGCCATCATCCATGTGGCTGGCATCAGCATGTGGTGGCGATCAAGTGAAAAATCGATCCGGGAATCCTGTCGCAATGCATTGGCAATGGCTGAGGAGAAGAAATTTAATTCGATCGCGTTGCCACTGATCGGTGCTGGCACCGGTGGCGGGTCGACCGGCGCTGTTCTTGACCTGATGAAGGATGTACTTGAGACCGTCAGCTTCGAGGGGCGAATCGTGATCGTTGAATTTCAGAAAAACTGA